In Amblyomma americanum isolate KBUSLIRL-KWMA chromosome 8, ASM5285725v1, whole genome shotgun sequence, the DNA window TACGGCGAAGAACAGCGTTTTTTTTAGGAATGCGGTTATCGGTAGTACTCTGGTTAAAGGAGCAGTTTCAGctaccgttcagttcaacggaagtgcagcttttccaactgaCGCTGAAATGAATAACAGTCGGTTGCAGTTACTCGGCACACTCCGCTAAATTGAGTTCACGGGGTTCACATTCTGGATCACGTGATCGGTTTATACATAGCTCTAAAAATTGATTCCCTACTTGACTTCACTCAACCAAAATTTCCGTGCAAGGTTGGCTTTTGAGTATGCCGCTagtgaacaaccacacagagccaagaaaattcagtagaggaacgtccggcttcaccgctcagccgttgttttCCTGGTACCACTTcgcggcattttttttctggataCGACTAAAGAATGAAGCCGCTTTTCCCCGCAAAAGAAaccccttccagtcaatggcgcCAGCTGGTTTTCACGAACCTGCAAggtggacaatgcagcgagcgtgGTGACAATGACAATAGTCTTTCAtgtgaggggggagactaaccccttCCTTTTGCCACTTCCTACATGGTTACCTTAGGAGGCTCATGAGAAATGGTCTACGCCGTTGGCTGCAATAGAGTCCTTTCAGGGGGAAAAGCCGCCTGGTTCTTAGTGAGACTTATATTAGCCAGGATAGCAAgatgtggcagccggaaatgccgCCCACTCGGCCGAAGCAGTGGGTCAGTAGACTGGTCTAACTACAACCCCTACTGAGCTGAGAtctcaacagcaggtggcgctgccttttattacccgtgccacacgcgcactagaaataaccgcagatgtttgtagccttaagtttgcctatgccattattttcggagctggcAGTACACGTCCAGGTTTAATGACATTATTATTGACAGATATATTTACATTACAGATTCGCCACtataacagaggagattacaatcaAATAAATGACGAACTTCAAGTGTTTTCTGATAATATCCTGGCGCCATCTTTTCAAGACAGGTCAGTAGAAGATAACCGCAGGTTCAATTTAGAGACAAGATCGCAGAAATAGTAGCCAAACATGCCCCGCTTATCACGCTATCACATCATAAACCTAACCCttgctttacaagaaagcatcaacgAATGAGAAATAGAAAAAAACGGTTGATGTACTTTTACtatatgatttttttatttctaagctATGTTGCACAAATTTCAGTATTTGACCCCCCcacccctcacacacacacaatgcctctcctgaggactgtaaggtatctgtaaatgaataaataaataaataaataaataaattcacggTGATAATAACGCCTTCAAGGGAGTAAAAAATCACCTGAAAATAAACAGTGTCAATGAGCCAGTATCTCAGAATGTCattcaaatataatataaaaataaatttgtagaaaatgccactgttcttgcttgacaacTTGCAAAAGTAGAACTTGCGTGCCAGCTAGCTCACAGGCTAACAGTACTTCGGAATTGCTGGTAAAAATGGTGCTCTTTATGAATAAACCATTATCCACAGGATAGTAACTTCTCACAAAAAAAGTTGCATATCTTTCTGCATGCGGAATGGGGATAAGAGTATACACTGCTcgggcgaatgagttgtggcgaaCTCAGTAGGTCGCAAACGGCAGTTAGTATGTCTAATGGCACTCAATACGAGTACGTGACACTGTTCCGATGGCGTTAAAACTTGAtcactaagtaattaatgacattAAACATGACCTTGTGGCACTGGTATAGCACCTCTAActgtcgttcagttcaacggacggtcaactgcacAGCCGTTAATATCGCCCGAGCGTAAAAGGGGTGAGACACGGAGCGGGCACGCACAAAACCCAACCACAagcctcagtcttggatgtttaccaccttttgaagagaaaagATCAAGCTGACGTCAACTAACACCGAGAAGACGCCTCCAGAAATGAATGTCCTGAAATTATAGCGCTGTGGAGATCTATTCGGTGccgttacgtatatgcacagAGAGTCCGCTTGTCATAACACAAAAGGTTATCCAATGACGCTAGCGGCATTGAATGCGGTATagctgtcttaacaagatgagcgtttagtgggcacagtattgtagtaggcgcagttgcttacctcatggttacggacttccaagaactgcccctcgctcactccgtctctgtagaagacgatccgctGGGGCTTGTACCTGGTGGTGCGGTAGAAAACCATTAGCAATTCCttgatcatgtccttcaggtcctTGATGATTTCCACACGTGCCTTAGCCttggagtcttcaatctgtacccgaatggtggcgtgaaacttggacggtacagggtctaggcttccgacgcacgcggcgatggatggcctgatcttgtctccaggcgatgggtgcgacacgtctgctccgatGACGATCACGGGACAATGTAATAGCTTTggcttctcctgcatcaggagactattgttgatgccgcccatcttggcgttgatcttttggcacaggttttggatgagcgctgcaTTACACTTTTGGATCACGctgttgtccaagatgcattgtgtgcgcagggagagctcagtctctgccacctgcttgatctcagcgtaatttgtggcttttgttatcacagccacaaccatctccaactgcgggtactgctggcgctgctccgtgagaacggtccgcatgggctggcggtttgtgtcgaacgtgataaccgcaagcggctgcgcaatgcgcatgcccagttcttggccgatgcggatcagcatcttgATGAAGTTGTCCAGGCAGTCTTTGTGCGCGAAGCGGatcacgttgagaacaatccactgtgtcatggacatcgccttgtggaaacgctgccctcggagatcccacgtaccgtcgcgtggcttgcacatggtgttgttctcaaaaaccagagttggcgggtcgagcactctgcccacaacctgagtgggttcggagttgatcttgacgccgaactctcgcaggtacttCTCCGAGgtgctgaccatgtcgcgcacagactgacgaatctccAGGAAGCGTTTGGCTGGGGGcttggccgtgcgcttgatcatctcggcggtctgactctcatcgagtttcttccgacagtgctggccttcggccagctcgcacacctccagaggaatgtagaccggatgcgtcgggctgccactctgcacgcaagggaagttcgggtacgacaagcgcctgtagcggctctggaagtagtcggcgacggagatctgactaccttctgattcaaaatagatgtCCTTGGCAGcttccctcgtgatcttgaccactttgtacttgcgcgggtagggaaggtgcgtcacttttacgcggagtcctttgagctccctattcagccgcacgtactggttgtcgcgcaatgaccgTAAGTCCGCGGGTGTCAACGCACGCCGGCTGTCGCTGAAAaacctgcacatgaagtctaccagtggaagcgactcgtagaatgctgttgctgacatgtcgacgttaagcatgggcttccattgggcgggtcgaacactcgtgtagtagccaaaccacacctcccggcctcctccgaggtcattgtactcgttgggtcccggcggtctgaagaacgagcgtccaaccggcgcaaggttgatcgaggggctgtgcctcaagacgatgtcgatggcctggaggacttcctggggcacagtttgtacgcgcttttggaagacgccatgcagggcaTCCAGGTTCACGGTGGCTGCATACTGGATCTTGATGGTAaacttctggcttctctggtcttcttcgaggtcgactgtgaatgtccgctcgcggaagttgagctgacggcgcgtgtacaggttcttgcggccatcgaaagccgggatgcagttggccaggtcttgccggtacttctttactaggagctcgatgactatcctgttgatctttgtactgaggcatcggtactttttctgctcaggaaccttggtctcctggGCAGTCTCCGATgagatgtcgacgtcgtagtggtagacgctgccggtcggtatctcaatgctgaagtggttggcaagaagttgtatggtccggcccagctggccgtgggcgggccgccgcgggaagtgagagggcagggttcgctcgagctcctgcgccgtgattggtggtaattagagcagggcatgaagaaataagtatgcacgcactgtttcgtgtgttgagcgtcacacatgtttggccgaatggtcttcgatctacactacagtgcaggaccggttccggtgagtcttaacggggaaagcctcctgcaccccgtgtGTTGTAGCGAGCCTATAAAGGACGGCGCTTGAACATTAATATCCTCCCCTGAGAATGTTTTAAATGTTTCGTGCAAGcgaagttatctgcagtcaatatctaaatttcagcgtcttctagcctttctatctcctttcatcactcttttcatgctcacaggtcggcgctctTTCAGCCAGCCGtacccactcggccccaccgccggctgcaGACGCGTTCGGGAATTTTCCcggtaatggggggggggggggggggcttcctgaaccgccgaaaCGACACTTATTATTGGCAGCGGCCACAATAACTGCCATACTTCTGAATCTAACCGACAGACACatctgaacaaaaatacgcaggagcgcgaggcggagaaatgcACGGGCGTGAAAAAGTCGCTGTAAggagctcgccaaccttcgctcgggattgtgggCTCTGCGCTCAATGTAGGAATATATGGTGCAGGTGTTTATGACGAAAGCTCGTAGTACTTGAGCGAGGTTATGTACACGGTTGGTCCAAAGTTCCGGGGCCACAGGGCTTGCTTCTTTCATCAGTATATCGCGGCATTTAAGGTGCgattaaagctatcaaggttcgcaGAGTATATAATGATACCTCTTCCGCCCTCTACGGATATTTTGAGTCTTTGGgtgtgtcatgtctgcctgattatacagctcaaaagcagaccctatggcctgggaacttttgacctgccctgtactttcctcggaaggtATTTCAAAGCCTTGTTCTATCTTGAGCACATGTGACAGGGACGATCGGGTcgattgcaaaatcaaggaaacGGACTGCGTGGTTGTAGTGTAcatcaaaagcgagacagtaagtactagttctttctgtgccttaatttatttattcagggaACCGAGCCCATGATAGCGCAAGAGCTCAAGTATTTCTTCCAAGGTTTCTGTACCACTCAAAGGGCAACTGTGGGCGAGTTTGAAAGTTTtagacgtggtattgtgttcctattcgcataacatttcttgggaGTCAATTCTCTGTGCCTTTAAAAGCGTTTTTCAAAATCCTGAGTAGAAGCCCTTTAAACCAGCAAAAGCAAAGAACGCCGAAACTAAAACTGGGTTTCTCCCAAAGAATGACGTCAAGGTAGAAGCTTGTCGTCATTTATACATTACTGTAACAAAAACTTTCGGCGCGTTGATtgactaaactggagactgtaagcgacagaccactgtttgtgtgaaatgaccaaaaacaaaggtcttcattttcttcttcttgcgCAAACTCCAAGCAAATATCGaagggcatgcagctggtgacgtcacacgtgcaaGGTCGCCCGCAGAAATCGTCTCGATTGGGGCGACAAAATTcgaaaaatttaattattcgtGCTGAGACAAACCGACGCCCGGCGGcgaagctcggcacaaggaaTTACCGAggaaatttcggcattcgtggaggcCAACAAAAGACGCCGCAGCTGGCCAttagcagcgaaagatgaacaACATTCACACGAATTTTTCTGTGAATTGAGAATGTGCAGGCGCGTAATTTATAAAAATCAACAGGTGCagcccaaggaaacatcagttcGCCAGAGTGGATGTTTGGGTTCGACGGTGCACCATTTCACTTCGAGCAAAAGAGCATTTAACGAGTGACTAAAAAAGACAATgcactcaccgcggtggctcggtggttagagtgctcgatcACTGACCCGGCGTTCccaggttcgaaaccgaccgctgtggctgcgtttcgatggagccgaaacgctaaggcgcccgtgtgctgttcgatgtcagtggacTTTaaggattcccaggtggtcgaaatcattccggagccctccactacggcacttctttctttcctctttcattcCCGCCCCTTtgtcctttccttacggcgcggtacgggtgtacgccgatatgagagacaggtactgcgccaatttcttccgcccccccccccagaaaatttaatgtggattagcccaataataataataataatattaatcggtttttggagaaaaggaaatggcgccgtatctgtctcatataccgttgggcaccttgaccgcgccgtaagggaaggggaaaaagagggagtgaaagaagaaaaaaagtaagaagtgccgtagtggagggctccggaataatttcgacaacttggggatctttaacgtgcactgacgtcgcacagcacacgggtgccttagcgtttacccgccgcggtggctcagtggttagagcgctcggctactgatccggagttcccgggttctaacccgaccgcggcggctgcgtttttatggaggaaaaacgcgaaggcgcccgtgtgctgtgcgacgtcagtgcacgttaaagatcgccaggtggccgaaattattccggagcccaccgctacggcacttctctctaactttcttctttcactccctcctatatcccttccgttactgtgcggttcaggtgttcaacgatatatgagactgatactgcgcatttcctttcgcccaaaattaatattattacttagc includes these proteins:
- the LOC144100125 gene encoding protein argonaute-2-like → MGKGKRKDKKKNDSAGGPPVVPSASGGNQATAPAPSPAGATAPAPSPAGATAPAPSPAGATAPAPSPAGPSRVSFAQALQQGAAPSPQPRAVSRGPTPAAEPRAQPTAQPRAQPTAQPPAQPSAYRPSYGAAAAAGDAKVAASSPRPASAAAAVSRSQPAAVALPPSPPCTPPVAVTERTPEAGDQATPGDDVRIKELERTLPSHFPRRPAHGQLGRTIQLLANHFSIEIPTGSVYHYDVDISSETAQETKVPEQKKYRCLSTKINRIVIELLVKKYRQDLANCIPAFDGRKNLYTRRQLNFRERTFTVDLEEDQRSQKFTIKIQYAATVNLDALHGVFQKRVQTVPQEVLQAIDIVLRHSPSINLAPVGRSFFRPPGPNEYNDLGGGREVWFGYYTSVRPAQWKPMLNVDMSATAFYESLPLVDFMCRFFSDSRRALTPADLRSLRDNQYVRLNRELKGLRVKVTHLPYPRKYKVVKITREAAKDIYFESEGSQISVADYFQSRYRRLSYPNFPCVQSGSPTHPVYIPLEVCELAEGQHCRKKLDESQTAEMIKRTAKPPAKRFLEIRQSVRDMVSTSEKYLREFGVKINSEPTQVVGRVLDPPTLVFENNTMCKPRDGTWDLRGQRFHKAMSMTQWIVLNVIRFAHKDCLDNFIKMLIRIGQELGMRIAQPLAVITFDTNRQPMRTVLTEQRQQYPQLEMVVAVITKATNYAEIKQVAETELSLRTQCILDNSVIQKCNAALIQNLCQKINAKMGGINNSLLMQEKPKLLHCPVIVIGADVSHPSPGDKIRPSIAACVGSLDPVPSKFHATIRVQIEDSKAKARVEIIKDLKDMIKELLMVFYRTTRYKPQRIVFYRDGVSEGQFLEVRNHEVSAIRLACAEMCPTETYEPPLTFIVVQKRHHTRFMPANDRDGVGKCRNVPPGTTVDSVVTHPLDFDFFLCSHFGIQGSSRPAHYYIVWDDSKFSADDLQKLSFYLCHTYSRCARSVSIPAPVYYAHLAAFRAKHHIASKLETSGAVSQSSEGGGDAVLTTAQYVEAVKVLQELQASMYFV